In Ignavibacteriales bacterium, the following proteins share a genomic window:
- a CDS encoding response regulator: MSNENKLDLQALKERIGKHLRTADEFTRYQRYEEAILEIDSALKIDPKNNFARSFLERVKLMQKRSQQNAAVQSGPAELTLEERMEIISRHLSTAEDFVNKKDYKAALEEIAEVYKIDPKNYYAQTFSERIDTLMQEGSVDGAKLFKPVLQAEESDRVRPQEDERGSIIMYRELLKNVWLDGKVSDEEAQELTAVRELFGITQEDHEKLERHVKIEAYLEALHIAWRNNLLTEAEKKTLHMMREKYDISPEEQKISEARYDEVKRPSKSHGTILIVDTDRKILVSLGKALKQRGYTILMAQKVEDAYQILSAQTPHIIMSELFFTNSQIDGVAFFEKLREHSVLKDVPFVIMSSLTDRKIIQAGLRLGVDHYITKPVDIDLLLAIIDGKLRTSL; this comes from the coding sequence AATTTTAGAAATAGACTCTGCCTTAAAAATCGATCCAAAAAATAATTTCGCACGCTCGTTTCTTGAACGAGTCAAGCTCATGCAAAAACGCTCACAACAAAACGCAGCCGTGCAAAGCGGTCCGGCAGAGCTGACGCTGGAAGAGCGTATGGAAATTATTTCCCGGCACCTTTCTACGGCAGAAGATTTTGTCAACAAAAAAGATTATAAAGCTGCACTGGAAGAGATTGCAGAGGTTTATAAAATTGACCCCAAGAATTACTATGCCCAAACATTTTCCGAACGGATTGATACATTGATGCAAGAAGGAAGTGTTGATGGGGCGAAGTTATTCAAACCGGTACTACAGGCAGAAGAATCAGACCGTGTGAGGCCTCAAGAGGATGAACGGGGCAGCATCATTATGTATCGTGAGCTTCTTAAAAATGTCTGGCTCGATGGAAAGGTAAGCGACGAGGAGGCACAGGAACTCACCGCTGTGCGAGAGCTGTTCGGCATTACTCAGGAAGACCATGAAAAACTTGAGCGCCATGTTAAAATTGAAGCGTATCTCGAAGCACTCCACATTGCATGGCGGAACAATCTTCTGACAGAAGCAGAAAAGAAGACCCTGCACATGATGCGTGAAAAATATGACATCTCGCCGGAAGAACAAAAAATCTCAGAAGCGCGATACGATGAGGTGAAACGTCCATCAAAGTCGCACGGTACAATCCTTATTGTTGATACCGATCGAAAGATACTTGTGTCATTGGGCAAAGCCCTCAAACAACGGGGATATACTATCCTGATGGCACAGAAAGTAGAAGACGCTTACCAGATTCTTTCCGCACAGACTCCTCATATCATCATGTCGGAACTCTTTTTTACGAATTCACAAATTGACGGTGTAGCCTTTTTCGAGAAGCTGCGAGAACATTCTGTCCTTAAGGATGTGCCATTTGTTATTATGAGTTCTCTTACTGATAGGAAAATTATTCAAGCAGGTTTGCGCCTCGGTGTTGATCATTATATCACGAAGCCGGTTGATATCGACTTATTATTAGCAATAATAGATGGAAAGTTGCGAACGTCATTGTGA
- a CDS encoding response regulator, with the protein MFTKRPLSVDTTKEFTGEHLREADKFVRLKRYDDALQEIETAYKIDPKNAYIRSFLERTQYMIEKENEKRSQVFGETSKTNEDRMEVISELFASAETFTKEKKYPKALNELAKVYRIDPKNYNAHALSDRIVALMRAEKDLPKTQTPQSIESTPDIVLLEKPVNVVENEIPTQPVDIPQPQSTPISEQQEEFSRFALYRELLKECWADGVITHEDSEMLHRARSQYSISFDTHCQIEVDIKIDAYVDALRIVWRDGVVDDHENEILEIMRKKYGITQEEQAAAEKKFSAFRTTNQSKAMILIVENDHDNSIYVARALMNHGYDVKIERHPDDAIHFLSTHTPDLILSEAVFPQVNTDGFEFFQRTRLDKRLSPIPFLMMTELGDARVMRAGLRMGVDYFIPKPLHIGYMVAIIEGKLKSELQTTSK; encoded by the coding sequence ATGTTCACGAAAAGACCACTTTCTGTTGATACAACAAAAGAATTCACCGGCGAACATCTTCGAGAGGCAGACAAGTTCGTCCGTCTCAAACGGTATGATGACGCCTTGCAGGAAATTGAAACCGCCTATAAAATTGATCCGAAAAACGCATACATTCGTTCTTTTCTTGAACGGACACAGTATATGATCGAGAAGGAAAATGAAAAGCGATCGCAGGTGTTCGGTGAAACGAGCAAGACGAACGAAGACCGTATGGAAGTCATATCAGAATTGTTCGCATCCGCAGAAACCTTCACGAAGGAAAAAAAATACCCAAAAGCATTGAATGAGCTGGCAAAAGTATATCGTATTGATCCAAAGAATTATAACGCCCATGCATTATCAGATCGTATCGTGGCATTGATGCGGGCTGAAAAGGACTTACCTAAAACGCAGACTCCTCAATCTATCGAATCAACGCCGGACATAGTTCTGTTAGAAAAACCAGTCAATGTTGTAGAAAACGAAATACCAACGCAGCCTGTAGATATTCCGCAGCCGCAATCAACACCAATCAGCGAGCAGCAAGAAGAGTTTAGCCGGTTCGCATTATACAGGGAGTTGCTCAAGGAATGCTGGGCAGACGGTGTTATTACTCACGAAGATTCTGAGATGCTTCATCGTGCGCGTTCACAATATTCAATTTCCTTTGATACCCATTGCCAAATTGAAGTTGACATCAAGATCGATGCGTACGTTGACGCGTTACGTATTGTGTGGAGAGACGGCGTTGTGGATGATCATGAAAATGAAATCTTAGAAATCATGCGTAAGAAATACGGAATCACACAGGAAGAACAAGCGGCAGCAGAGAAGAAATTTTCTGCATTTCGTACAACCAACCAATCAAAGGCAATGATCCTGATCGTAGAGAATGATCATGATAACTCGATATATGTTGCGCGGGCACTTATGAATCATGGCTATGATGTTAAAATTGAACGACACCCGGATGATGCGATTCACTTTCTAAGCACACATACACCGGATCTCATTCTGAGTGAAGCTGTTTTTCCACAAGTGAACACAGATGGTTTTGAGTTCTTTCAGAGAACGCGTTTGGACAAACGGTTGAGTCCGATACCATTTCTCATGATGACGGAACTCGGCGATGCGCGCGTTATGCGAGCGGGATTACGCATGGGAGTGGATTATTTTATTCCCAAACCTTTACATATCGGTTACATGGTGGCAATTATAGAGGGCAAACTCAAATCTGAACTGCAAACAACTTCGAAGTAA
- a CDS encoding peptidoglycan DD-metalloendopeptidase family protein, translating to MRRTIYILLFLGIAQPLFAQEQGKERFVKIINRLVEAMNNQDYNGIVREYDKGMSAAFPLFKTTYFFKNNFDTFGKVIKVDPPEVRAVDQAFCVMYSERGAQDLTLYIDDQGKIKGFLFTTHVASEPQPNPSNTTEPNAAAVQTPISSSAKPAAPKSNSDSSAYSEAVKEVAPSSTPSPSPVKQPVAPVVRDKQQTQLYVPFTGTWAVIAGGELREGTSQSNLLQQQYAYEFSGTDAGGSRYKNDGKANEDYVGYGKDIIAPANGTVVEVIDGIRENSPGTRNPYAQIGNTIIIQHSGKEYSVLAFLKQGSIRVKVGDKVIRGQVLAKCGSSGNATEPVLHYHLQDSPYLQNAKGVKFYFEHAMVSKEGKKELQLIHLPVVGEVISPE from the coding sequence ATGAGGAGAACGATATACATTCTTTTATTCTTGGGCATCGCGCAGCCGCTGTTTGCACAGGAACAGGGAAAAGAGAGGTTTGTAAAAATTATCAACCGGCTGGTTGAGGCAATGAACAACCAGGATTATAATGGAATAGTGCGGGAGTACGACAAAGGGATGTCGGCTGCGTTTCCCCTTTTTAAAACGACGTATTTTTTTAAAAACAATTTTGATACTTTCGGAAAAGTTATCAAAGTAGATCCGCCTGAAGTGAGAGCAGTAGACCAAGCTTTTTGTGTTATGTATTCCGAACGCGGTGCACAAGATTTGACGCTTTACATCGATGATCAAGGAAAGATAAAAGGTTTTCTTTTTACTACTCACGTTGCTTCGGAACCTCAACCGAATCCATCAAATACAACAGAACCAAATGCAGCGGCAGTCCAAACACCAATTTCGTCGTCCGCGAAGCCGGCAGCACCTAAATCTAACTCAGATTCTTCCGCATATTCAGAAGCTGTGAAGGAAGTTGCACCGAGTTCCACACCATCACCCAGTCCGGTGAAGCAGCCCGTTGCTCCAGTCGTTCGCGACAAACAACAGACGCAATTATATGTACCATTTACAGGCACGTGGGCTGTCATCGCCGGCGGCGAATTACGCGAAGGCACATCGCAGAGTAACTTGCTGCAGCAACAGTATGCGTACGAATTTTCCGGAACAGATGCAGGCGGATCTCGCTATAAGAATGATGGAAAAGCAAATGAAGATTATGTCGGATACGGAAAGGATATTATCGCTCCAGCCAACGGTACGGTTGTTGAAGTTATTGACGGCATTCGTGAGAATTCTCCCGGCACGCGCAATCCGTACGCACAAATCGGCAACACAATAATCATCCAGCATTCCGGAAAAGAATATTCAGTTCTTGCCTTTTTGAAACAAGGAAGTATTCGTGTAAAAGTGGGAGATAAAGTAATCCGCGGGCAAGTGCTTGCAAAGTGCGGCAGTTCTGGAAATGCAACAGAGCCGGTACTGCATTATCATTTGCAGGATTCACCGTACCTGCAAAACGCCAAAGGAGTTAAATTTTATTTTGAGCATGCAATGGTGAGTAAAGAAGGAAAGAAGGAGCTTCAATTGATCCATTTGCCTGTGGTCGGTGAGGTTATCAGTCCAGAGTAA
- a CDS encoding C40 family peptidase codes for MKFFFAKYSIVVLLLLFAGAARVTPYQQRMGVIRNNSQINTVQIKHILQSVQQRYAPDLQLAVFDISYRQVEKGIILHGEVDNPEAKSAVIHALQKIVKGTVIDSIHVLPEAALGPNIAGIVTLPVADVRRRPGKQEELLTQALMGTIVTLLKKERGYFFIQTPDHYLGWLDSASMVVCNQAGVDAWNAASKVIVTNFMGVVHARTDTSSTAVCEIIDGCILKNNGRQNGWIAVERADGKNGFVPESLVQDLDEWKRSRVPTGENLEKTARSFLGIRYLWGGMSVKGMDCSGFVKTVYHLNGVELNRDARQQAQQGKPIEPGENFQNLEKGDLLFFGRKATAKRQERITHVALYLENGLYLHSSKRVRVSSLNPSSDYYEEPLLKKFVRARRILQN; via the coding sequence ATGAAATTTTTTTTCGCAAAATATTCTATTGTTGTTCTTCTCTTACTGTTCGCAGGAGCGGCACGAGTTACACCATATCAACAGCGTATGGGAGTTATCCGTAATAATAGTCAGATCAATACTGTCCAAATCAAACACATTCTCCAATCCGTTCAGCAGCGTTATGCACCAGATTTGCAGCTCGCAGTTTTTGACATTTCTTATAGACAGGTCGAAAAAGGAATTATCCTCCATGGAGAAGTCGATAACCCTGAAGCGAAGAGTGCTGTAATTCATGCATTGCAAAAAATTGTCAAGGGCACAGTGATCGACAGTATCCATGTGTTGCCCGAAGCTGCACTCGGACCGAACATAGCGGGTATCGTTACACTTCCTGTGGCTGATGTTCGCCGGAGACCAGGAAAGCAGGAAGAGCTTCTGACGCAAGCATTGATGGGGACTATTGTTACATTGCTGAAAAAGGAACGCGGATATTTTTTCATTCAAACTCCCGATCACTATCTTGGCTGGCTCGATTCTGCTTCCATGGTTGTGTGCAATCAAGCTGGTGTGGATGCATGGAATGCTGCCTCCAAAGTGATTGTCACAAATTTTATGGGCGTAGTACATGCACGAACAGATACATCCTCTACAGCTGTGTGCGAAATAATTGACGGATGTATTTTGAAAAACAACGGCAGGCAAAACGGGTGGATTGCAGTGGAACGTGCAGATGGAAAAAATGGATTTGTGCCGGAGTCGCTTGTTCAAGACCTTGACGAATGGAAGAGAAGCCGGGTGCCGACAGGCGAGAATCTTGAGAAGACCGCGAGATCATTTTTGGGCATTCGTTATCTCTGGGGCGGCATGTCAGTGAAAGGTATGGATTGTTCAGGGTTTGTAAAAACTGTGTACCATTTGAATGGCGTGGAATTAAATCGTGATGCCAGGCAGCAGGCACAGCAAGGAAAGCCCATTGAGCCGGGGGAGAATTTCCAAAATTTGGAGAAGGGGGATTTACTATTCTTCGGCCGAAAAGCGACAGCGAAACGGCAGGAACGTATTACCCATGTTGCTTTATACCTGGAAAACGGATTGTACCTTCACAGTTCAAAAAGAGTACGGGTGAGCAGTTTGAATCCATCATCGGACTATTATGAAGAGCCGCTCCTGAAGAAGTTCGTGCGTGCACGGAGAATTCTTCAGAACTGA
- a CDS encoding ankyrin repeat domain-containing protein: protein MREEHYDISGINFNFSIMRINTLSVLWICALVVAIRMNYEATFLTWEQGPQMIGFSFVHSYGALLILASLILIIITFIQMVRIIIKLFKKSKIERQYFICFIISIFFICLNFIPYSVAQTFMIHSQGLPKDTLRFFTNAAHDGDLGIMKLMIKKRYQPDSTVFSTCLFNACFSGHRDVIEYSLEHGANINYQTDDFKTTPLMIAAEKDESETIEFLLAHGANPRLRDEFEEERTALDWAVYYKNKKSISILSKYK, encoded by the coding sequence ATGAGAGAAGAACATTACGACATTTCCGGTATAAACTTTAACTTCTCAATAATGAGGATTAATACCCTAAGCGTTCTTTGGATTTGTGCGTTAGTTGTGGCAATCAGAATGAATTATGAAGCGACATTCCTGACCTGGGAGCAGGGGCCACAAATGATAGGATTTAGTTTTGTTCATTCCTATGGGGCATTATTGATATTAGCGTCGCTCATTCTAATCATAATAACTTTTATCCAGATGGTTAGAATAATAATCAAGTTATTCAAGAAATCGAAGATTGAACGTCAATACTTTATTTGTTTCATAATTTCGATCTTCTTTATTTGCTTAAACTTTATTCCTTATAGTGTTGCACAGACATTTATGATTCATTCCCAAGGATTACCAAAAGATACTCTACGATTCTTTACAAACGCAGCACATGATGGCGATCTAGGAATAATGAAATTGATGATAAAGAAAAGGTATCAGCCAGACAGCACCGTCTTTTCGACTTGTTTGTTTAATGCTTGTTTCAGTGGACATAGAGATGTTATAGAGTATTCCTTGGAACATGGTGCCAACATCAATTATCAAACCGATGATTTTAAGACGACACCATTAATGATTGCTGCCGAGAAAGACGAATCAGAAACAATTGAATTTTTATTGGCGCATGGGGCTAATCCTAGGTTAAGAGACGAATTTGAAGAAGAAAGAACAGCGTTGGATTGGGCTGTATATTATAAAAATAAAAAAAGTATTTCAATATTGAGCAAGTATAAATAG
- a CDS encoding energy transducer TonB: protein MTITRVFFTGVIILCFITIRNDARQSRPEILTIDPIKPSNLVLTGDSAFFSRDAKKVKKHRKMKDTSDAPPYEGIPLSQQPTFLKMIIPKCPKEAIIKSMTGTTKVKVWVDEHGNPRLAVIMESSDKIFNECSLISAMQWTFKPAMNDNKPTSSWMYIPFRFRNCK from the coding sequence ATGACTATTACCAGAGTATTTTTTACCGGTGTCATTATTTTGTGTTTCATTACAATTCGAAATGATGCAAGACAATCACGACCCGAAATACTCACCATCGATCCAATAAAACCCTCTAATCTTGTTTTAACTGGAGATTCCGCCTTCTTTAGCAGGGATGCAAAAAAAGTTAAAAAACACAGAAAGATGAAAGATACATCAGATGCTCCGCCCTATGAAGGAATTCCTCTTTCACAGCAACCGACATTCTTGAAAATGATTATTCCTAAATGTCCCAAGGAAGCAATCATTAAATCAATGACTGGTACAACCAAAGTAAAAGTTTGGGTTGATGAGCATGGTAATCCAAGGCTTGCAGTAATAATGGAATCATCAGACAAGATTTTCAATGAGTGTTCATTGATATCGGCAATGCAGTGGACATTTAAACCAGCAATGAACGACAATAAACCAACTTCATCATGGATGTATATTCCATTTCGTTTTCGGAACTGTAAATAA
- a CDS encoding restriction endonuclease yields the protein MESDYAECRICKYQFHKPDVDDTGIRIKCPSCGGLARNYYVSLSGTVYAVGSVEATLTVASEPNPEIEAVFKLDDKFAGKSIIEYSNIVDEKLIDYFSAHPQELKTMNRRGFEDLVAELFHGFGYDVELTKQTRDGGRDIIVVRNSEVKVKYLIECKRPDPGKKVGVQPVRELFGVKNDELATKAILATTAYFSRDAKLFYEKHEWELELRDYNDLIEWIRIYLNMKGRG from the coding sequence ATGGAAAGTGATTATGCCGAATGCCGGATCTGCAAGTACCAGTTCCACAAACCTGACGTTGATGATACTGGCATAAGAATTAAGTGCCCATCTTGCGGAGGACTTGCAAGGAACTATTATGTCTCGCTTAGTGGTACGGTATATGCGGTTGGTTCGGTAGAAGCTACTCTTACAGTCGCAAGTGAACCTAACCCGGAGATCGAAGCTGTTTTTAAGCTAGATGACAAGTTCGCCGGAAAAAGTATAATTGAATATTCAAACATTGTCGACGAGAAGCTAATAGATTACTTTAGTGCGCACCCACAAGAACTAAAGACAATGAATCGCAGAGGTTTTGAAGATCTAGTTGCAGAACTATTCCACGGATTTGGCTACGATGTCGAGCTAACTAAGCAGACTCGTGATGGTGGCAGAGATATCATAGTTGTCAGAAATTCTGAGGTTAAGGTAAAGTACTTAATCGAATGCAAGAGACCTGACCCCGGGAAAAAAGTTGGTGTGCAGCCAGTTAGAGAACTTTTTGGTGTAAAAAATGACGAGTTGGCTACAAAAGCAATTCTCGCCACAACAGCATACTTCTCAAGGGATGCAAAATTATTTTATGAAAAGCATGAATGGGAACTCGAATTAAGAGATTACAATGACTTGATTGAATGGATAAGAATATATCTAAATATGAAAGGCAGAGGATAA
- a CDS encoding cysteine hydrolase family protein, which yields MKVLLIIDMQVGSFKPETPRYDADGVVERINSLSDYFRHNGDKVIFIQHDGTKENSYIPGTSDWNILPTLIQRPDDIILGKTANDSFYNTDLETILKKNDITDLFITGCATDFCVNATVHSALIKDYNIFVVKDCHTTANRSYLSAEKVIQYHNWLWENMTPTNGQIKLVLSKDLIKV from the coding sequence ATGAAAGTATTATTAATCATAGATATGCAGGTGGGATCTTTTAAGCCTGAAACGCCGCGCTATGATGCCGATGGTGTTGTGGAAAGAATAAATTCATTATCAGATTATTTCCGGCATAATGGAGACAAAGTAATTTTTATCCAACACGATGGAACGAAGGAAAATTCATATATTCCCGGTACATCTGATTGGAATATTTTACCAACGCTCATTCAGCGTCCGGATGATATTATCCTGGGTAAAACGGCTAACGATTCATTCTATAATACAGATTTAGAAACCATATTGAAAAAAAATGATATAACTGATTTATTTATTACTGGCTGTGCGACAGATTTTTGTGTCAACGCGACTGTGCATTCTGCTTTAATCAAGGATTATAATATTTTCGTGGTCAAAGATTGTCATACAACAGCAAATCGTTCTTATTTGAGCGCTGAAAAAGTGATTCAATATCATAATTGGCTCTGGGAGAATATGACTCCCACGAATGGACAAATAAAATTAGTTTTATCAAAGGATTTAATAAAAGTTTAA
- a CDS encoding YkgJ family cysteine cluster protein: MAKRLPITDVPCNGCTLCCQGDAVRLEKDDTAMQYETEPHPFIPGAFMLAHKSNGECIYLDKNGCRIHEHAPSLCRLADCRSLALRIDYETARRLHFMNRLDIRVWDQGHKLLEKMVVQNNNDHSCAAIADMRKRLSRHSPLSR; the protein is encoded by the coding sequence ATGGCAAAAAGACTTCCGATAACAGATGTTCCTTGTAATGGCTGTACCCTGTGTTGCCAGGGCGACGCCGTGAGGCTTGAGAAAGATGACACTGCGATGCAGTATGAAACCGAACCTCATCCATTCATACCGGGCGCATTCATGCTTGCTCACAAATCAAATGGTGAATGTATATACTTGGACAAAAATGGCTGCAGAATCCATGAGCACGCACCCTCTTTGTGCCGGCTCGCCGATTGCCGCAGTCTCGCTCTACGGATAGACTATGAAACAGCAAGGCGGCTTCATTTTATGAACAGATTGGATATTCGAGTATGGGATCAAGGACATAAACTTCTCGAAAAAATGGTTGTACAAAACAATAATGATCATTCATGTGCGGCTATTGCCGATATGAGAAAACGCCTAAGCAGGCACTCTCCACTATCCCGTTAA
- a CDS encoding ATP-binding protein, translating to MTADIIISMIAAVGFILASLYVIIARRVRPSWKAGVLILLSCADVTLAHALQGINFDFATKVFWYKMCILGFTITPTAFFCLTLRYGGWGNILTTRTLVMLSVFPALSAGLILTNEIHGLVWNPASIARIVNITTFVSITDARIWYWLFVAYSYLLMGVGCFFLIRLLILSHGIYGWQAGAVVFAAILALLGVLLDFLVMSPLPPFAATALGMAAGSITVAFLLPSLRRRDLIYISRRAIIDSISDSIMVVDGENRIVEMNPSAEKLISELASQAIGKHIDQFLPELSSHWIHNANISSEVTLKRGETTYIFDLHVSIIHDWQGHIAGRSIDLHDISDRKRAEEQVRTLNEELEFRVIERTKQLEAANKELEAFAYSVAHDLRAPLRAIDGFAHILLEDYENLLGKEGKRLCTIIYGESQQMGRLIDDLLAFSHISHTEIQMTLIDMEDLVKSIFYKLSTPKSRERIDFQVGPLPKTMSDITLISEVWLNLISNAIKFSSKRERAIIEVSYLQEGDNIIYLVRDNGAGFDMRYAGKLFTIFWRMHSDKEFEGTGIGLAIVQRLIRRHGGEVWAESEVDKGATFYFTLPQKRSRS from the coding sequence ATGACGGCAGATATAATTATATCAATGATTGCAGCGGTTGGATTTATCCTGGCGTCGCTCTATGTTATCATCGCACGCAGGGTGAGACCATCGTGGAAAGCCGGTGTTTTAATTTTACTCTCGTGCGCCGATGTCACTCTGGCACATGCTTTACAAGGTATCAATTTTGATTTTGCAACAAAAGTATTCTGGTACAAGATGTGCATTTTGGGTTTTACCATTACTCCTACGGCATTCTTCTGTCTTACTCTGCGTTACGGCGGATGGGGGAACATACTCACAACCCGTACGCTTGTTATGCTTAGTGTTTTCCCTGCCTTGAGCGCAGGGCTTATTCTCACGAACGAAATACATGGCTTAGTCTGGAATCCTGCGAGTATAGCACGTATCGTAAACATAACAACCTTTGTTTCTATTACCGACGCGCGTATCTGGTATTGGTTATTTGTTGCTTACTCGTATTTACTCATGGGCGTCGGCTGCTTTTTTCTTATCCGATTATTGATATTGTCGCATGGAATCTATGGATGGCAAGCCGGTGCAGTAGTATTTGCTGCAATACTTGCATTGCTTGGTGTTCTGTTGGATTTTCTCGTTATGAGCCCTCTCCCGCCATTCGCAGCAACTGCATTGGGAATGGCTGCAGGATCTATTACAGTAGCTTTTCTTTTACCCTCTCTCCGGCGTCGCGATCTGATATATATTTCTCGCAGAGCAATCATTGACAGTATTAGTGATAGTATCATGGTCGTGGATGGAGAAAATCGTATTGTGGAAATGAATCCTTCAGCAGAAAAGTTGATAAGCGAACTTGCCTCGCAAGCAATCGGCAAACATATAGATCAATTTTTGCCGGAATTGAGTTCACATTGGATTCATAATGCCAATATCAGCAGTGAGGTGACACTGAAGCGTGGAGAGACGACATATATCTTTGACCTGCACGTTTCGATCATTCATGATTGGCAAGGGCACATCGCAGGTCGATCGATTGACCTGCATGATATTTCAGACCGGAAACGTGCAGAAGAACAAGTCCGTACATTGAATGAAGAGTTGGAATTCCGTGTCATCGAACGCACAAAACAGTTGGAAGCAGCAAACAAGGAACTTGAAGCTTTTGCATATTCGGTTGCGCACGATTTGCGCGCACCACTAAGAGCAATCGATGGCTTTGCGCATATTCTGCTGGAAGATTATGAAAATTTACTGGGCAAGGAAGGGAAACGTTTGTGTACTATTATTTACGGCGAGTCACAGCAAATGGGCAGATTGATCGACGATCTTCTTGCTTTCTCTCATATCAGCCATACTGAAATACAAATGACCTTGATCGATATGGAGGATCTTGTAAAATCCATTTTCTACAAATTATCAACCCCGAAAAGTCGAGAACGTATTGATTTCCAGGTAGGTCCTTTACCGAAAACAATGAGCGACATAACGCTCATCAGCGAGGTGTGGCTCAACCTCATCTCCAACGCTATAAAATTTTCCTCTAAGCGGGAGCGTGCGATCATTGAAGTGAGTTATCTCCAAGAAGGAGATAACATCATATACTTGGTTCGGGATAATGGAGCCGGATTTGATATGCGATATGCAGGCAAGCTCTTTACCATTTTCTGGCGCATGCACAGTGATAAAGAATTTGAAGGCACCGGCATTGGTTTGGCTATTGTTCAGCGTCTCATTCGTCGGCATGGCGGAGAAGTATGGGCCGAGAGTGAAGTGGATAAAGGCGCAACTTTTTATTTTACTCTTCCACAGAAAAGAAGTCGATCGTGA
- a CDS encoding trimeric intracellular cation channel family protein: MLLLTVIEILGIFVAALSGILEAKRNDMDLIGIYTVAFITALGGGTIRDVLLNRYPIFWVIHPEYAAGIFILSVITALILRYKQITIRPYAIIIPDALALGLYSAIGAAYALELNVSWFIAVLMGTITATFGGVMRDILCNKVPDIFKHGGHLYATCALSAAVMYIIVKSLTNDHASAATASLMTATALRLLSVKFDITLPI, encoded by the coding sequence ATGCTGCTTCTCACAGTGATAGAAATATTGGGAATCTTTGTTGCGGCGCTTTCCGGCATTCTGGAAGCAAAGCGCAACGATATGGATTTGATCGGCATTTACACGGTAGCATTTATCACAGCCCTCGGCGGCGGAACTATCCGCGACGTTTTGTTGAACCGTTATCCAATTTTTTGGGTCATTCATCCAGAATATGCTGCAGGAATTTTTATCCTTTCGGTTATCACAGCACTTATTCTTCGGTACAAGCAAATTACTATTCGCCCGTATGCGATTATCATTCCAGATGCACTTGCACTCGGTTTGTACAGCGCGATTGGCGCTGCGTATGCTCTAGAATTGAATGTTTCTTGGTTCATTGCTGTGCTTATGGGAACCATTACGGCGACCTTTGGAGGAGTGATGCGCGATATCCTTTGCAATAAAGTTCCGGATATATTTAAACATGGCGGACATTTATATGCAACATGTGCACTGAGTGCGGCAGTGATGTATATCATCGTGAAGTCGCTCACAAACGATCATGCATCCGCAGCGACTGCGAGTTTGATGACAGCAACAGCTCTCCGGCTGCTATCTGTGAAGTTTGATATTACATTGCCAATTTAG